A DNA window from Helianthus annuus cultivar XRQ/B chromosome 15, HanXRQr2.0-SUNRISE, whole genome shotgun sequence contains the following coding sequences:
- the LOC110913415 gene encoding uncharacterized protein LOC110913415 → MTPKDFWGMGFGSLRVVNLAMLSKWWWRFKVERDSLWRKVVWEIHNSARTWSFIPAKLSVASPWKQIYNIKGDFSVVGLCLEAMFRGHPGSNSEIYFWKERWLMDVPLCDRFPTLFQLESHKKAFIKERVIVGSEGLEPAFMWSRLPSNAVELAEMHSLMEALKNFILGKVQTFGAGLWIAPVVFPFVA, encoded by the coding sequence ATGACGCCTAAAGATTTTTGGGGTATGGGTTTCGGATCTCTCCGAGTCGTGAATTTAGCAATGTTGTcgaagtggtggtggaggtttaagGTGGAAAGGGATAGCCTATGGAGAAAAGTAGTGTGGGAGATACATAATAGTGCAAGAACATGGAGTTTTATTCCAGCAAAATTATCAGTGGCGAGTCCGTGGAAACAAATATACAATATAAAAGGAGATTTTAGTGTAGTGGGCTTATGCTTGGAGGCTATGTTTCGAGGACACCCTGGAAGCAATAGTGAAATATATTTCTGGAAAGAAAGGTGGTTGATGGATGTCCCTTTGTGTGATAGATTCCCTACACTGTTTCAACTTGAGAGTCATAAGAAAGCTTTTATAAAGGAGAGGGTGATTGTCGGATCCGAAGGTTTGGAGCCGGCATTTATGTGGTCCAGACTACCGTCCAACGCAGTGGAGTTAGCTGAGATGCACAGCCTTATGGAAGCTTTGAAAAACTTCATCTTGGGCAAGGTTCAGACATTTGGAGCTGGATTATGGATAGCTCCGGTTGTTTTTCCGTTTGTAGCGTAA
- the LOC110913416 gene encoding uncharacterized protein LOC110913416 yields MEALTGVMKKACDIGVFEGLRLSPNGAQISHFLYADDVIFVGEWSFNNLLNLKRILRCFYLSLGLKVNLKKSSLYGVGLEDNPVQLMANMTGCVRGSFPFKYLGLQVGANMNLIKNWDLVVETFQKRLALWKAKTISFGGRITLVNFVLNALPTYYFSLFKAPLGVIKKLEKI; encoded by the coding sequence ATGGAGGCGTTAACAGGAGTAATGAAAAAAGCATGCGATATCGGAGTGTTTGAAGGATTACGTCTATCACCAAATGGAGCTCAAATATCACATTTCCTTTATGCAGATGATGTGATTTTTGTTGGTGAGTGGTCCTTTAATAATTTATTAAATTTGAAGCGCATACTTAGATGTTTTTATTTAAGTTTGGGGCTAAAAGTAAATTTGAAAAAGAGTAGTCTTTATGGGGTCGGATTAGAAGATAACCCGGTTCAACTAATGGCGAATATGACGGGGTGCGTAAGAGGATCGTTTCCGTTTAAATATTTGGGACTTCAAGTTGGGGCTAACATGAATTTGATCAAGAATTGGGACCTGGTGGTGGAAACATTTCAAAAGAGATTGGCTCTTTGGAAGGCAAAAACTATTTCTTTTGGGGGTCGCATTACTTTGGTGAATTTTGTTCTTAATGCTCTACCTACATACTATTTTTCTCTATTTAAAGCGCCATTGGGGGTgataaaaaagttagaaaagatatGA